The following nucleotide sequence is from Zingiber officinale cultivar Zhangliang chromosome 10A, Zo_v1.1, whole genome shotgun sequence.
aattggaagggttaaatatggatctagagatatcggaattctATGAAACAAGTTTCCATATGTTCATATCATTCTCCTAATTGTAAAAATGTccttatttataattttgatctAATTTATTGAGTGTGACAACTTTTTTAACCCAAATTACGTCAAatttgggttaaaaaatcaccacgctcaaaatattaggtcaaaattatggatgaggacatttttatgatcaggaaaacgatacgaacacatagaaatttgtttcatgaaattccgatgtctctatgtCCATATTTAAGGTTtccgattatttttttttaaaaaaaaaatcatttttgagACGAATTCATGGATTCGtctgttataattttttttatatattttttaaattttttcaatctgggatgaatcctgaaTTCGTTCCAGAATCTGGGATGAATTTTGCGACAAAAATGATTTTCATTGAGAATTTACAATGAAAATATTTTGTTATAGATTTTCGTTGTTAATTTGGATCAAATCTTATTTTTATCGTCAAATTTATTGTGATTTTAGGATGAAAAATATTCATCCTAAATTTTCATTTCtaaatcattattattattattattattattattattattattagggtAATTTTACATGCAGTCCCTATTGACAAACAAATCTTTACATGTAGTCCCCATCCatgaaaatctttattttcactccccagtcaaatatctttacctaattgcccatgatatttttaagtgcaaaaagtctaaaaatcagtataaactctcttaaattgagtatattaacttagaatctaatatattttctatcaaattgagtacgattcttttttcacctcaaaatatactcgattttagtttaatttgctgaatttaataggaattatactcatttttagactatttgtaccgaaaaatatgagggttaatttcgatagaaaatatactcgatcctagtatagagtactagattatagtgtaaagtactgaatttaacatgaattatacttatttttagactctttatacctaaaaaataagagggacaattttgatagaaaatatactcaatttttaatataaagtactgactttaaaaagaattatactcattttttgaactttttgtactcaattttgaaatttttgtacctaaaaaatttgaggagcaatttaggtatcaatatttgtatgagggagttgaaacaagtaatactttacatgcagggagtggaaacaaagttttttagaCATGAGGATTACATACAAAATTAACATTGTGATTGaagatttttttctaatttaccgTTATTATTAttcttcttattattatttagtGTTTGCTCTCCTGCGTAGATCTGTCCATGTTGACAAGGTCTTAATCTGCCTGCAGTCAACGACAAAACCACCCCTGCCAACTTATTGTCTTTGTCCCTGTAAATCAATATCCAACGACATAAAGTTAATTAATGCATCTATGGGTGGACTTCTGAATTTGCCATAATGAGTATtttgatggtcaataaaaaatttttaatagAAGATTGATCTTCTCATATTCTTACCTAATTTATCATTGAATTAATGCATCCTTGGCGCCCACGAAAACTGATATCAGAAAATAATAAAGCATCTTAGTCAGCATAGAGTTAATTAATGCATCCTTGGCTCCCACGAAAACTGATATCACAAAACAAGAAAGCATTTTGGTCAATGAAAACAATCTGCCACAATGATAATAAGATTCTATATAAAGATCAAAAGACTTATCAGAGTACATCGAAAGCTTTGTCTGAGGATTATTTGCACTGCAACACCAACTAATTAATCTCGGTATCGTTTTTTCTTCAATTGACAGCTTTTATTAGTACAATTTTGTTGGAGATATATAAAAGCTCGAATTGGCTCCTCCATGTTAGTTTCTATCCGAGGCAAGGCAAACAAGACCAAGACATGGAGCGCTCAACCAAAGCTCATCTCGTGTGCATGGCAGCCCCTGCTCAAGGCCACATCAACTCCATGCTCAACCTCGCCAAAGTCCTCCACTCCAAGGGCTTCTTCATCACCTTTGTCAACACCGAGTTCGTCCACCGTCGCTTCCTCAAGAATCCCGAATCACTCTCCTCCCTCGACGGCCTCCCTGACTTCCGCTTCGCCAGCATCCCCGACGGGATCTCGCCCTTCAACGACGGCGACGAACACAGACAAGACATTCCTAATTACAGTCTAGCAATCAAAAACAACTGCCCTGCTTCATTTCTCAAGCTTTTATCTGCAATGAACGATCCGAACTCTGGTGTGCCAGTGCCGCCCGTTAATTGCGTGATCTCGGACTGCTTCGCCAGCTTTACCCTTAATGCCACCGCCAAATTGGGGATCCCTAATGTATTTTACTGCCCATCTAGCGTGTGTGGCTTCTTGGACTTCTACTACTGCAAGGAGTTGATGGAGAGGGGAATCATCCCATTGAAAAGTAAGTATAGCTAAACTTGAAAGATGGCTCTAGCTAGACAGTCAACTTATGCATCATGGTCAAATTTATTAGGCGAAGATGATCTTACAAATGGTTACCTGGATACCATCATTGATCAGAGACCAGGCATGATAGAAGTCCGAATGAGAGACTTGACAAGTTTCGTACGAACCACCGACCGAGAGGACATATTGCTCAACCTTATCATTGATGAGACTCATGCTTCTCACCAAGCCACGGCAATCATCTTCAACTCGTTCTCTGAATTAGAATCACCACTGCTTAACGCATGCTCATCGATGCTACCTCCGGTGTTCGACATCGGCCCCATGTGCCTGCTTTCTCAGTACATTCCCAATGATTCATCAATCGCATCGTTCGGTAGATTAAACCTGTGGAAAGAGGACTTTGGTTGCGTGGAATGGTTAGACGAGAAGGAACCGGGTTCTGTGTTGTATGTCAACTTTGGTAGTATGGCAAACTTGACGAGTGAACAGCTGTTGGAGTTCGCATGGGGTCTGGCCGACAGTGGGTGCGCGTTCCTTTGGGCTATTAGACCTGACCTTGTTGTGGGCGGCACAGTGTTGTTGCCACAAGAGTTCTCGGAGATGACCAAAGGAAGGAGCTTCATCACAAGCTGGTGCCCGCAACAGAGAGTGTTGTCTCATGCCGCGGTCGGAGGTTTTTTGACCCACTGCGGATGGAATTCGACAACGGAGAGCATTTCCGCAGGGGTTCCCATGATCTGTTGGCCATTCTCTGGGGATCAGCAAATAAATTGCAGGTACATATGCTCGGTTTGGGGCATTGGGATGGAGATTAATGAAGATGTAAAGAGGGAAGAGGTGGCGAGATTAATCGAGAAGCTGATGAGAGGGCAGGAggggaaggagatgaagaagaaagcaatgGAATGGCAAGAGAAAGCATTTAAGGCAGCCAAAACTGGCGGTGGATCTTGGATAAATTTAGAGAGACTCATCAAGGAGATAATTACAAAAGAGTGAAAGCATATTAGAAGAACAAGGTATGAATATAAGAACTATTACGTTAACGGAATTGTAATTTCTcataattttcatgtcttgtaTCAGTGTAATCCGAATTTCTATATTGAATAAATATACGTGTCGTTGAATTACTGCACCGACCGGGTTGGGAAGGTGGGGTCCTTGATCGGCAATCTATCATTTTGTCATATTATCCTGTTTTTCTCCTATGTCAAGATATCAATCAATCTtgaatataataaaataatttttttttatcttaaattatatattttataaggAAATATGGATATTCTAACAATTATTAATAACGGAGCATTGCCGAAAGAGGGGATCATGAGATTGTTATTAAATCAGCGGACACTAATGATGACCATTGCAGTAGGGAAATAGTAACATCATAATTGTGGTAAAAAATGAATATATTCATCTCTAATGTCTTTGTCAATTCGTCCTAAAgttaatacggaggaggtaaatcatggacggctagtacccccgtcaatccgtcccaaggtCAATACAGAGAAGGTAAATCACAAGCGGCTACTAGcatttagaatagtgactagcacataaggaagatATTTACCTTGATTTTACTGAGATTCAAACTCCATATTTCATTATGATAATATCTTGTGTTAATCATTAGACCCATCCGAAGGGATAAATCATAATAAACCATAACTCAATGGAGACAATAAAATATCATGAAAAATCTAAGGGAAGGATAAATTCTTCCTAACTAATATGCTTGATCATTTCATAGCATCTTTATTTTCTCTTCCAAAGTCTTCACTGATGGAACTTATATAGCCCAAGCCACGTGAATATAATACAAGAAAGCATGACATAATATAATAAAAGCATAAACTAAAATAACAAGGAATTCATTAAAGAGGCATTCTTATCCTGTAAAATCATTTGAATAtccataagaaaaaaaaaatgaaagtaatCGAAAAGTCTTCTGAGAGATTTAGGATGACGCTTCCAAGAGATTTAGGATGATAGTGCCTCAACTTTCATCTATGATGAATGAGGAGTTATGCCAAAATATTCTAATTCAACAGGAGCCTTTCCCTACAAAAATGTCTATAATTACTGATCGATTTATCGATGAAATTAAATATTGTCAGTAATTTccgatgaaattaaattttgtcgGAAAATCATGCGATCGGTTAAGATCCGAGTTAGTTCGGATTAGAGGGTTTCGGATATTATCGACGGAATTAATAATTCCGTCGATAAATACCTTCGGTTAACGGGTACAAACCATCGGGCTTTTTTATTTAACGGGGTGCGGGTGGTAAATATACCGATGGAATGGACTTTCCGTCGATAAATACCAACGAAAACCTAATTCCGTCTGTACATACCGACAGAACTGTAATTCAGTCGGTAACGCAGATTAGAATTAGGGCACCGGGCCCATTCCTCTTCGCACGATCGATCTCCTCTTTCAGCTTCAGCGATTTTCTAGCTTCGACGATCTCTCGTGCCCTCTCCTGTTCACCGCGATCCGCAACCAGCGACTCAGGTATGCTTCTCCTCTCCTCCCTCGTCTGTTCGTTTTCACACGCACGGCGGCCGCCGCGGCCTGCTCGCTGCCGGCGGGCCGCCGCGGCCTGCTCGCTGCCGGCGGGCCGCCACGGCCTGCTCGCTGCCGACGGGCCGCCGCGGCCTGCTGCTAGCCGCCACAAGTCGGCTGATGGAGGTCGACGCCGTAGGTGCTTGTCTGCGGCATGCCGACCGCCGTAGGCTGTCGGCTGTGAGGTTGGCCGCCACAGGTTGCGGCGCTTGCTCGCTGCTTAATCGCGGCCAACCGCGGGGGCCTGCTCGCGGCCAGCCGCGGGGGCCTGCTTGCTCTCGGCTAGATTCGTTTTACTTTCATATATGTATGGTTATTTCATTTAATGATGCTCTAAGGAACAACATGTGTATATTAGTTTCATTTATTTGCTTTAGTGTAGAGGAGATTTTTGGTAATATGATACGatgatcgtgagatgaaatttTGCACATAATGTCTTATTTAagcttatttcaagtgatacaagtttaataatgtttcaaattatattctcattaggtaacaatgtatatgaacaaagcttggacgtacaatcgattagacaatggttttatcagacatgattttattgttgaagttgaacagtttgtgaactttgctaaaagtcatccagaatgtatgaatgatgctgagttacggtgtccgtgcaattgtaaaaaatgtcaaaatagagcatttTGTGATGAGGatattgtaaaaatgcacatatgtaaaaatggttttgtgccaaattactacaattggtattgtcacggagagccttatttatatgaaccaattgggcctTCCGGTGGTTCATCTTCTGGGACTACTGTTATCGCTCCTGAAGCATCAAgtaatattgatatttcaatgcaatcaatggttcaagatacgatgaatgcagttgattattcgaatatagatgaaatatcaacccctgaatatcagcaactatatgaaatgttaaaggctagtgaaagagaagtgttgGAAGACATTCCTTCtagtcattctcaactatcagctactgcaaggttattgaatatgaaagcagaacatcatttttcagaaagatatTACGATatcatttgtcaattgatgtcagagttactccctgctgataacataatgactgatagcttctatgaaacaaagaaattgatcataggtttaggtttacctgtAGAGaatattgattgttgtataaacaactgcatgatattttggaatgaagacagtgatttgaatgaatgtaaaatctgtactcaccctcgttttaagcatcgtacttgcataccagggaagaagaggaaaaatattgcttggaaagtgatgtattattttccgttaactgctagacttcaacgtttATATGCATCTGCAACTACAGCTAGCCACAtgttgtggcatcatgagcatgagcacaaAGGAGGTATAATgcgtcatccttgtgattctcctgcatgaaaatatcttgatactgtatttccctcctttgcaatggaaccactaATGTGAGATTGGGTCTTTCTatagatggatttcaaccatttggtcagtcaggacaacaatattcatcttggtcaGTTATATTAACATCGTACAACTTACCATCatagatgtgcatgaaagatgaatttatgttccttaccatGCTTATTCCTGATCCAGCcaatccaaaagataagatagatgttttcttgcaacctctaattgtcgagctgaatgaattatagaatgtagggtcggtgacttatgatattgcaagtaaaactaattttacattgcatgctgCCTTATTATGGACAATTAGTGATTTTTCatcatactcaatgttgtcgggatggagcacggctggtaaattagcatgccctcattgcatgacagagtctgatgcattttcattaccttgcagtgggaaggtatcttggtttgataatcatcgtaaatttctaccactggatcacccttttaggggaaataagaaaaattttataaagaatattgtagtcagaaaacctcccccagcagtccatgtttcaggtgaagaaatcattgaacaaatagatagttatggatttctcccAGTATCTtagcctaattctgatgagacaaataaatatcttgttaggatgtgcaagtgtggttggaagaaaagaagcATATTCTGGGagtttgttggttagtcctaggaaaaccgtaccggctccactgtacaaaaattttgttcaagtatcgaacctttccttaaataacctattgtgttctttagaagttaaattaggaatcgcagacggaacttaacatcattgattccaaatttaacttatctgttcttaatggtttagatttgaatcgcaagcggaacttaacactattaattcaaatctacctaagttattaattccataaatattaatttccaaaattggcttccgggactgcatggcgaggcacatgaccttcttggatatgggagcaaccaccaccgcctaggcaaagccttttaaggaaagctaatatttatttccttaaataactctaggttaaccaaaaggaacaatcgaatcacaaattcgacaaagtaaaaaaaaacacaaactcgaaaacaaatttgaaaactctagaatctaatgcctcttgtgtttggtatttccataaataactatacaaagaaaactagtatgatgcggaaaacaattactagttatacctttctttgtaagcaaaataacctcttgatcttctaccgtattcctcttcttatctcggacgttgtgtgggcaacgatcttccgagacgagaaccaccaagctccttcttctccaagctagattcggccaccaagaattctccatgagaagtagaggtccggccaccaccaccaagctccaagggatgcaagaaacaaaacctcctttctctccttcttctcctagcttgaaccgaccaccatcaagagctccaagaggggataaaaccggccactagagaagaagagaagaggagagggagaacctctaagggtcgtccacaccaaggagaaaaagagaggaagaaaagaatagagttgtttaccatgaaggcacctctaccccctcttttataatccttggtcttggcaaataaggaaattttaataaaaacttccttaattctttttccatgaaaaggaaaatttatttaattaaaaataattttctcttctccaaattatttggccgaccacttttctccccaaaacaaagagagttttaattaaaacttcctaatttgttttcgaaaatttataaaaaaattctccaataatttttcccttcatggtgggttataaaaaggaaattttataaattaaaatatttcttttaaacatgtggataatttccaaaaaggaaagttatctcttaaaattaaaatctcttttcaatctataaataaggaaagatatcaaatcttttcttaatcttttgtagaaactaataaaagagaatatttaatttttaaaactctcttttaaattatgatcatgattaaaaaggaaagttttctcaaaattaaaatttcctttcaatctacaaataaggaaagatttcaaatcttttcttaatcttttgtagaaagctataaaaggaaatatttaaattttaaactctcttttaaaaccatgatatccacataagaaataattttaataaaaaaaatcctttttaatatactagtggccggccacctaagcttgggacccaagctttggccggccaccaacttggctcaacctttgggtcttggccgaccctagcttgggttccaagctagcttggtcggccaccaaaagtgggtaagaatgtgggtatgtggtgggtataaatctctatatacaagaggctacaatagggaccgagaggaggaattggttttggtctcccgatgaaattaagcatcccgtgttcgccccgaacacataacttaatttcatcaataataattcattccactaaagaactattattgaactaccgcatcaatcccaaattatatttttgggctccttcttattatgagtgtgttagtctccctgtgtttaggatgtcgaatgtccactaattaagtgagttactgacaactcatttaattaatatcttagtccaagagtagtaccactcaaccttatcatcatgtcggactaagtccacctgcagggtttaacatgacaatccttatgagctcctcttggggtcattatcaacctagattactaggacacagtttccttctataatcaacaacacacactataagtgatatcatttcccaacttatcagacttattgatttatcgaactaaatctcacccattgataaattaaagaaataaatatcaaatatatgtgtttgttattatattaggattaagagtacacacctccataataactgaggtctttgttcctttataaagtcagtataaaagaaacgacctcaaatggtcctactcaatacactctaagtgtactagtgtaattatatagttaagataaactaatacctaattacactatgaccttccaatggtttgttcctttccatcttggtcgtgagctactgtttataacttataaggtactgataacatgatcctctgtgtgtgacaccacacaccatgttatctacaatataaattaattgaacatctatatttggtatatataaatatagtcacttgaccaatgtgattcttataaatgtatatacaaaaggtaggcttttagtatacactgcaacaatctcccacttatactaaaagactatgctgccataaatgctgtcatacatctgattcccaacccttcaacatgcccataaaaagctgtaacgcccgaaaattctcaaaataattattagaaatatcctaatatttttcaggaattttaagatatttttacagaatttttagagtagcggaagtagcaaaaataaatagaatcgtaaaatagcctacgcaggaattgaacccgagacctattgggtcctacgccttatggtgaactctagtaaccaagtgaacccagcagggtcgtgctgaaagaaaaggaaatcaattatatttatacttaagttgggcgaattaaccacttaatataaatagggaaaataatTTAGCGAAGAGTTATTTTGGTCGTGACTTTTCTtcaccctcaccctagtcacgccgcccctctcttctccctcatctctcggcgccaaccacaagcaagcctagggttccatccctagggtcataagtattggaaccccaaggtgttttgatgtgatcaaacaagctaagttaggtcctgcgtttgtttaacccttgtgtctaagtgtgcaggagcttaggaacacaggaagtcgagcggaagacgcggctagcgagaaggatggcacgggagagagccgacgggcttggtgcgtccgagggacgaggtgaccgcggaagagtataccggtggaagagaagaacgtactcggcgttcgagggacgagaacgggaaggaaggctgctcgaggagaaggccggaacatgggttcgggtgagccctattccggatggccgagatcacccaagctagtggagccggaacagaaaacccggaccgagacgagctgaaccgaagcggagcgaccggacggaaaaagtcaaccagagttgacttttggggtccggggcgcccggaacccttcggggcgcccggactgaagtttttgaccagatcgagtcaaactcgatctgaacgttgggggataaagttttatccccccagggcgctcgaaaccccttcggggcgccccgaccagtgctataaatatagcactggtttgcacagatgtttttaactcacttgtaatcaattctttctgtgctttctattctgttcttttcatttatgctgtcaacattgtaaagaggctactccgctcaaaggagaatcaaatagtgcgcttacattccttggattagtaatcccctgattgcaaaccaagtaaaactctggtgtctgcttttctttacttagtctcttttatttatttattacaagtgttcattatatagttgaaatccgagaaaggttcgagttttattttgtagggcaattcacccctcccctcttgccggccttcaaagggaccaacaagtggtatcagagcaaggcgcttcaggaggactaaccgccgatcgaagcaacaaagatggccggaccaagcattgttccaccaaaattcgaggggaacttcgcagactggaagcgtcatatggaggtattcctaaaaacagattttgaaatttggtttattatgaaatatggttttgtagctccaacagataaagatggaaaagaaaaagaagagagcgattggacaaagaaggagcagaatgagtcggtagcaaacagccgtgcggaacatcacctgctgagcgtgttaccgtcccaagaggtcaaccgcatcggaaactatttatcttctaaagaactttgggagaagttcttggaactccacgaaggcacgcccgaagcgaagctcgctagaagggacatcctccgcaacaaactgatgaacatccgtctggagaaaggtgagaaagtagccggtctacatgcaaaggtaaaagaactagttattggtctcgaaaaccttggtgaaatggtaacaaaccgggacactatacgctacgtgctcaacgcgtttccaagaactccggagtggacatcaatcgtcgatgcttactacatctcaaaagacctggaggtaagtactttagaagagttgttttctacccttgaattacacgaaactagatatgcagagatatcaaaggacacaacccagactatggcgctgaacgcaaccaacaaggatgaacctgagtcagactccgaagacgatcaagaagcgtacatggtaagaaactttaaaaagttttttagatctaataaatttaaaatgcagaataaaaagaataaaaaaggtagaagaaaggtacggtgctaccagtgtcagaaggagggacacctaagggaagactgcccagaactcaagaaggtcaaaatgaagacacccaagaaacacaacctaaaagcaacttcggacgacacttcttcatctgaatcagaagctcaagaatatgccggaataTCACTGATGGcgagctacgaaggacaaagtatatcagaacccagcatcgatgaagggggagcgacctcagatggaagtagcgaagcagggggagattcagactttaagtctgatatggtaagtgaggtatgcctcttaccccctgatgaactttactttggtattaaggcaatgactaaatccatgtataaattagaaaataaaaatgccaaattagaaaatgaaattttagaaacaaagagaattttggcaaaatcatgtcttatagaggattttgaaaaattgaaaattgaaaatgaaaagctaaaagaagaaatagaaagattgaaaaaatctaatggttcaaatatttctacttttagaaattatagaggtttaaattggtattatagatttcatcaaagtcaaattagaaatatatcaaaaatctatatacctaggaaatacttggttaatcctgtaggtaggaacctctactgggttccaaaaacctgtttaatttaaaattaaagtcagacttagcattttcagcaagaaaattaaacaactaatttcattatgaggttttgtctaaggaagtggttgttgctccaataaccaagaaggcctagtgcctcgccacgacctggaagccaagtatcgaaatgaaaagtttaattgactaactaaaaaagtattaatttaaataacttaatgctttaaaaagagttattcaatttgtgttaaaaaatatttaaaagttttaacttgacttagaatttttttttgttagaaaagtttttttttggaatgttaaaataagtttcaaacttaaaattttattaacaattatgactgttttttctgaaaaatgttttacttaaatttttctcgaaagaaaaattctgaagagtgtctttaaactgacttagacattttttacactcaaagttttttttaccttagacttgtttataaccccaatttttatgtgatcaaagggggagaagtatgttaagtctagggggaggtaatataatttttcaattgaaaaatatttggacatatttgaaataaattatttttactgcatatggttaccctaacttaacttgggttgctcacatcaaaaagggggagattgttggaaccccaaggtgttttgatgtgatcaaacaagctaagttaggtcctgcgtttgtttaacccttgtgtctaagtgtgcaggagcttaggaacacaggagttcgagcggaagacgcggctagcgagaaggatggcacgggagagagccgacg
It contains:
- the LOC122028222 gene encoding 7-deoxyloganetin glucosyltransferase-like, which gives rise to MERSTKAHLVCMAAPAQGHINSMLNLAKVLHSKGFFITFVNTEFVHRRFLKNPESLSSLDGLPDFRFASIPDGISPFNDGDEHRQDIPNYSLAIKNNCPASFLKLLSAMNDPNSGVPVPPVNCVISDCFASFTLNATAKLGIPNVFYCPSSVCGFLDFYYCKELMERGIIPLKSEDDLTNGYLDTIIDQRPGMIEVRMRDLTSFVRTTDREDILLNLIIDETHASHQATAIIFNSFSELESPLLNACSSMLPPVFDIGPMCLLSQYIPNDSSIASFGRLNLWKEDFGCVEWLDEKEPGSVLYVNFGSMANLTSEQLLEFAWGLADSGCAFLWAIRPDLVVGGTVLLPQEFSEMTKGRSFITSWCPQQRVLSHAAVGGFLTHCGWNSTTESISAGVPMICWPFSGDQQINCRYICSVWGIGMEINEDVKREEVARLIEKLMRGQEGKEMKKKAMEWQEKAFKAAKTGGGSWINLERLIKEIITKE